One part of the Lapillicoccus jejuensis genome encodes these proteins:
- a CDS encoding NADPH:quinone oxidoreductase family protein: MRAWQVDRLGEPEDVMQFVDVPAPTLADGQLRVRVRAAAANFPDVLMCRGLYQVKPDLPFTPGVELCGEVLEVGPGAQGRVGDRVIGGSVLPHGAFADEAVVDAAAVLPAPDGLDDAQAGSFFIGYQTGWFGLHRRAHLQPGETLLVHAAAGGVGSAAVQLGKAAGARVIGVVGGPAKAQVARDLGADVVVDRHGEDFVEVVKRETGGRGADVVYDPVGGETYDRSTKCIAFEGRILVIGFAGGTIQTPPLGHALVKNYSVVGLHWGLYAKVMPQLIGECHAALTRMVDEGRIDPLVSERLPLDAVGDGVQRLADGTTTGRVVYDAGVGA; this comes from the coding sequence ATGAGGGCCTGGCAGGTCGACCGGCTCGGCGAGCCGGAGGACGTCATGCAGTTCGTCGACGTCCCCGCGCCGACCCTCGCCGACGGGCAGCTGCGGGTGCGCGTGCGCGCCGCCGCGGCCAACTTCCCCGACGTGCTCATGTGCCGCGGGCTCTACCAGGTCAAGCCCGACCTGCCCTTCACGCCCGGCGTCGAGCTGTGCGGCGAGGTCCTCGAGGTGGGCCCCGGCGCGCAGGGTCGCGTCGGCGACCGGGTCATCGGCGGCTCCGTCCTGCCGCACGGCGCCTTCGCCGACGAGGCCGTCGTCGACGCCGCCGCCGTCCTGCCCGCCCCCGACGGGCTCGACGACGCGCAGGCCGGCAGCTTCTTCATCGGCTACCAGACCGGCTGGTTCGGCCTGCACCGCCGCGCGCACCTCCAGCCCGGCGAGACCCTGCTCGTCCACGCCGCCGCGGGCGGCGTCGGCAGCGCCGCAGTCCAGCTCGGCAAGGCCGCCGGCGCCCGCGTCATCGGCGTCGTCGGCGGTCCCGCCAAGGCCCAGGTCGCCCGCGACCTCGGCGCCGACGTCGTCGTCGACCGGCACGGCGAGGACTTCGTCGAGGTCGTCAAGCGCGAGACCGGCGGGCGCGGCGCCGACGTCGTCTACGACCCGGTCGGCGGCGAGACCTACGACCGCTCGACCAAGTGCATCGCCTTCGAGGGCCGCATCCTCGTCATCGGCTTCGCCGGCGGCACCATCCAGACCCCGCCGCTCGGGCACGCGCTGGTCAAGAACTACTCCGTCGTCGGCCTGCACTGGGGTCTCTACGCCAAGGTCATGCCGCAGCTCATCGGCGAGTGCCACGCCGCGCTGACCCGGATGGTCGACGAGGGCCGCATCGACCCGCTCGTGTCCGAGCGGCTCCCCCTCGACGCGGTCGGCGACGGCGTCCAGCGCCTCGCCGACGGCACGACGACGGGCCGCGTCGTCTACGACGCGGGCGTCGGCGCGTGA
- a CDS encoding acyl-CoA dehydrogenase family protein: protein MDFTPDPHAQELVASLEEMMREHVLPAQQRFEEELDASDDHWAWSRVPVLQELRDEARRRGLWNAFLPGEEGAGLTNLQYAALAEVTGRALDLAPAALNCAAPDTGNMEVLAQFGTPEQKEQWLAPLLRGEIRSAFAMTEPDVASSDATNIATSIRRDGDDYVVNGRKWWITGAMNPDAKVLIVMGKTDPSAERHRQQSMILVPRDAEGVEVVRGMHVLGYDDHAHGGHAELAFHDVRVPASNLVAGEGEGFAIAQARLGPGRIHHCMRSIGVAEMAISLMCERVSSRVAFGRPLSEQGVIRDWIAESRVRLEQLRLLVLKTAWLMDTVGNKGAHTEIQAIKIATPATVEWILDKAIQAHGGGGLSQDFPLAAAIAGIRTLRFADGPDEVHKNSLAKAELKRQAAARG, encoded by the coding sequence ATGGACTTCACCCCCGACCCCCACGCGCAGGAGCTCGTCGCCTCGCTCGAGGAGATGATGCGCGAGCACGTCCTCCCGGCGCAGCAGCGGTTCGAGGAGGAGCTCGACGCCTCCGACGACCACTGGGCGTGGTCCCGGGTCCCCGTCCTGCAGGAGCTGCGCGACGAGGCCCGCCGCCGCGGGCTGTGGAACGCCTTCCTGCCCGGCGAGGAGGGCGCCGGCCTGACCAACCTGCAGTACGCCGCGCTGGCCGAGGTCACCGGGCGCGCCCTCGACCTGGCTCCCGCCGCGCTCAACTGCGCCGCCCCGGACACCGGCAACATGGAGGTGCTGGCCCAGTTCGGCACCCCCGAGCAGAAGGAGCAGTGGCTCGCGCCGTTGCTGCGCGGGGAGATCCGCAGCGCCTTCGCGATGACCGAGCCCGACGTCGCCAGCTCCGACGCGACGAACATCGCGACGAGCATCCGCCGGGACGGGGACGACTACGTCGTCAACGGGCGCAAGTGGTGGATCACCGGGGCGATGAACCCCGACGCGAAGGTCCTCATCGTCATGGGCAAGACCGACCCGTCCGCGGAGCGCCACCGCCAGCAGAGCATGATCCTCGTCCCGCGCGACGCGGAGGGGGTCGAGGTCGTGCGCGGCATGCACGTCCTCGGCTACGACGACCACGCGCACGGCGGGCACGCCGAGCTCGCCTTCCACGACGTCCGCGTGCCGGCCAGCAACCTCGTCGCCGGCGAGGGCGAGGGCTTCGCCATCGCCCAGGCCCGCCTCGGCCCCGGCCGGATCCACCACTGCATGCGCTCGATCGGGGTCGCCGAGATGGCCATCTCGCTCATGTGCGAGCGGGTCTCCAGCCGGGTCGCCTTCGGCCGACCGCTCTCCGAGCAGGGCGTCATCCGCGACTGGATCGCCGAGTCCCGCGTGCGCCTCGAGCAGCTGCGCCTGCTCGTCCTCAAGACCGCGTGGCTCATGGACACGGTCGGCAACAAGGGCGCCCACACCGAGATCCAGGCCATCAAGATCGCCACCCCGGCGACGGTCGAGTGGATCCTCGACAAGGCCATCCAGGCCCACGGCGGTGGCGGGCTCAGCCAGGACTTCCCGCTCGCCGCGGCCATCGCCGGCATCCGCACCCTGCGCTTCGCCGACGGCCCCGACGAGGTCCACAAGAACTCGCTGGCCAAGGCCGAGCTGAAGCGGCAGGCCGCCGCGCGCGGCTGA
- the murJ gene encoding murein biosynthesis integral membrane protein MurJ — translation MTSAPTDGARPVDPVDPPTGSTPVVEQDAEQQPQTSVARGSLAMASGTIVSRVLGVLRQSLIVSAVGVALAGEAFTAANTLPNVIYMIIAGGVLNSVLIPQLVKAAKNPDGGREFTDRILTVGGTAILVVTIVCTAGAALLMRVMTDFSGRTLELAVFFAFLTLPQIFFYGVYALLGQVLGARGRFLAFGWSPAIANVVAIAGLVSFLVLFPRQVAPDQWTPSMVWWLGGTATASIAVQGIVLLVPLWRSGFRFTPRWGLRGVGLDQASKIARWAFAALAVSQVGFVVASKIMTTASDQQTAANFIPGVTVYSNALLVFQMPHSFVALSFITAMYPRIAAAAHRGDHPALRRDYVAGLTVPTALTLPMSVVLLVFSVPICQLLFHAHVGASALVLATMALGVVPFGVDVLNQRYLYAHDDGRTAFAEQCVLTGSATLVNLAALLFVPVEYVVPVIGGGIVVSNVLSSLFGLWFIRRRIGRLGGMRVVRAWLRIGVASAVAGGVAWLVVLGCQRFLGDSRLDALVPLVAGGAVFAFFYFTVAALLGIKEVGEVVDPMVRTGARLGSSVLRRVRRTA, via the coding sequence ATGACCTCCGCACCGACCGACGGCGCCCGCCCCGTCGACCCGGTCGACCCGCCGACCGGGTCGACCCCGGTCGTCGAGCAGGACGCGGAGCAGCAGCCGCAGACGTCGGTCGCCCGCGGCAGCCTGGCCATGGCGTCGGGGACGATCGTCTCGCGCGTCCTCGGGGTCCTGCGCCAGTCGCTCATCGTCTCGGCCGTCGGCGTCGCGCTGGCCGGTGAGGCGTTCACGGCGGCCAACACGCTGCCCAACGTCATCTACATGATCATCGCCGGCGGGGTGCTCAACTCCGTCCTCATCCCGCAGCTGGTCAAGGCGGCCAAGAACCCGGACGGCGGGCGGGAGTTCACCGACCGGATCCTCACCGTCGGGGGTACGGCGATCCTCGTCGTGACCATCGTCTGCACCGCGGGAGCCGCCCTGCTCATGCGGGTGATGACCGACTTCTCCGGGCGCACGCTCGAGCTGGCCGTCTTCTTCGCGTTCCTCACGCTGCCGCAGATCTTCTTCTACGGCGTCTACGCGCTGCTCGGACAGGTCCTCGGCGCGCGCGGGCGCTTCCTCGCCTTCGGCTGGTCACCGGCGATCGCCAACGTCGTGGCCATCGCCGGGCTCGTGTCGTTCCTCGTGCTCTTCCCGCGCCAGGTCGCGCCGGACCAGTGGACCCCGTCGATGGTCTGGTGGCTCGGTGGGACGGCGACCGCATCGATCGCGGTGCAGGGCATCGTGCTGCTCGTCCCCCTGTGGCGCAGCGGGTTCCGCTTCACGCCCCGCTGGGGGCTGCGCGGGGTCGGGCTCGACCAGGCGTCGAAGATCGCGCGCTGGGCCTTCGCCGCGCTCGCCGTGTCGCAGGTCGGGTTCGTCGTCGCGTCGAAGATCATGACGACGGCGTCCGACCAGCAGACCGCGGCGAACTTCATCCCGGGGGTGACGGTCTACTCGAACGCGCTGCTCGTCTTCCAGATGCCGCACTCGTTCGTCGCCCTGTCGTTCATCACCGCGATGTACCCGCGGATCGCGGCGGCCGCCCACCGCGGTGACCACCCGGCCCTGCGCCGCGACTACGTCGCCGGGCTGACCGTCCCGACCGCGCTCACCCTGCCGATGTCGGTGGTGCTGCTCGTCTTCTCGGTCCCGATCTGCCAGCTGCTCTTCCACGCGCACGTCGGCGCGTCGGCGCTCGTCCTCGCGACCATGGCCCTCGGCGTCGTGCCGTTCGGTGTCGACGTGCTCAACCAGCGCTACCTCTACGCGCACGACGACGGCCGGACCGCGTTCGCCGAGCAGTGCGTCCTCACCGGGTCGGCGACCCTCGTCAACCTCGCCGCGCTGCTGTTCGTGCCGGTGGAGTACGTCGTCCCGGTCATCGGCGGCGGCATCGTCGTGAGCAACGTCCTCTCCTCGCTCTTCGGGCTGTGGTTCATCCGGCGCCGGATCGGCCGGCTCGGCGGGATGCGCGTCGTGCGCGCCTGGCTGCGGATCGGCGTGGCCTCGGCCGTCGCGGGCGGGGTGGCCTGGCTGGTCGTCCTCGGCTGCCAGCGGTTCCTCGGTGACAGCCGGCTCGACGCCCTCGTCCCCCTCGTCGCGGGCGGCGCCGTCTTCGCGTTCTTCTACTTCACCGTCGCCGCGCTGCTCGGCATCAAGGAGGTCGGCGAGGTCGTCGACCCGATGGTCCGCACCGGCGCGCGGCTGGGCTCCTCGGTCCTGCGCCGGGTGCGCCGGACCGCGTAG
- a CDS encoding phosphotransferase family protein: MTDPEAPYGDPPGLDLTALRRWLDDAAPGLLDGPLTAQVVAGGKSNLTYRVTDGTTRVVVRRPPLGHVLATAHDMGREHRVMTALAPTPVPVPRTYAQCTDDSVVGAPFYVMEHVDGTPYRTREELEALGPERTRAISERMVDTLADLHLVDPDEVGLRDFGRPEGFLARQVRRWGQQLDASRSRELAGSDALRARLAAGVPRETPPAIVHGDYRLDNILTDDADRMAAVVDWEMATLGDPLTDVALLLTYQRVAARGAGGVSTVSLAPGYLTEDELAQRYAARTGRDLDHLGFYEGLACFKLAVILEGIHYRFVQGQTVGEGFSRVGEMTEPLLALGHEAMDRLDADH, from the coding sequence GTGACCGACCCCGAGGCCCCGTACGGCGACCCGCCCGGCCTCGACCTCACCGCGCTGCGCCGGTGGCTCGACGACGCCGCCCCCGGGCTGCTCGACGGGCCGCTGACCGCCCAGGTGGTCGCCGGCGGCAAGAGCAACCTCACCTACCGGGTGACCGACGGGACCACCCGCGTCGTCGTGCGCCGCCCGCCGCTCGGCCACGTCCTCGCCACCGCCCACGACATGGGCCGCGAGCACCGCGTGATGACGGCCCTCGCGCCGACGCCGGTGCCGGTCCCGCGCACCTACGCGCAGTGCACGGACGACAGCGTCGTCGGGGCGCCGTTCTACGTCATGGAGCACGTCGACGGGACGCCGTACCGCACCCGCGAGGAGCTGGAGGCGCTCGGCCCCGAGCGGACCCGGGCGATCAGCGAGCGGATGGTCGACACCCTCGCCGACCTGCACCTCGTCGACCCGGACGAGGTGGGCCTGCGCGACTTCGGCCGCCCCGAGGGCTTCCTCGCCCGCCAGGTCCGGCGGTGGGGCCAGCAGCTCGACGCGTCCCGCAGCCGCGAGCTCGCCGGCTCCGACGCCCTGCGCGCCCGGCTCGCCGCCGGGGTGCCGCGGGAGACCCCGCCGGCGATCGTCCACGGTGACTACCGCCTCGACAACATCCTCACCGACGACGCCGACCGGATGGCCGCCGTCGTGGACTGGGAGATGGCGACCCTCGGCGACCCGCTCACCGACGTCGCCCTGCTGCTCACCTACCAGCGGGTCGCTGCGCGCGGCGCCGGTGGCGTCTCGACCGTCTCGCTCGCCCCGGGCTACCTCACCGAGGACGAGCTCGCGCAGCGCTACGCCGCCCGCACCGGCCGCGACCTGGACCACCTCGGCTTCTACGAGGGCCTGGCCTGCTTCAAGCTCGCGGTCATCCTCGAGGGCATCCACTACCGCTTCGTCCAGGGCCAGACGGTCGGCGAGGGCTTCTCCCGCGTCGGCGAGATGACCGAGCCGCTCCTGGCCCTCGGCCACGAGGCGATGGACCGCCTCGACGCCGACCACTGA
- a CDS encoding phosphatase PAP2 family protein, whose amino-acid sequence MPDEVRAHSPQERRIGERDLTAWPTAAGRGLARGALWLGGWAGEHVVLLVTALVGLLVAVGATVGAGEVYEGVLEGADLSRLDVPVLDAMVRLRSPGLDRAVTGLTDLGGTVGMPVIALVAVAVMTWRWRAWTPLVLTAVAAAGSVAMTVAGKDLVGRARPPLTLAVPPYETSPSFPSGHSLNAVVIVGVLVYLVLPHLHHKRTRTLLVVAGTVFAAAIGLSRVFLGHHWLTDVVAGWLLGLGWLAVVVTAHRLQLTARRHRATAEASAHAA is encoded by the coding sequence ATGCCGGACGAGGTGCGCGCCCACTCCCCGCAGGAACGGCGGATCGGCGAGCGCGACCTCACCGCGTGGCCGACCGCGGCCGGCCGCGGCCTCGCGCGCGGCGCGCTCTGGCTGGGCGGGTGGGCCGGCGAGCACGTCGTCCTGCTCGTCACCGCGCTCGTCGGGCTGCTCGTCGCCGTCGGGGCGACGGTCGGCGCGGGCGAGGTCTACGAGGGGGTCCTCGAGGGCGCCGACCTGTCGCGGTTGGACGTGCCCGTCCTCGACGCGATGGTCCGGCTGCGCTCCCCGGGCCTCGACCGGGCCGTCACGGGGCTGACCGACCTCGGTGGGACGGTGGGGATGCCGGTCATCGCCCTCGTCGCGGTCGCCGTCATGACCTGGCGCTGGCGCGCCTGGACCCCGCTCGTCCTCACGGCCGTCGCCGCGGCCGGGTCGGTGGCGATGACCGTCGCCGGCAAGGACCTCGTCGGCCGCGCGCGGCCGCCGCTCACCCTCGCGGTGCCGCCGTACGAGACGTCGCCGTCGTTCCCCAGCGGGCACAGCCTCAACGCGGTCGTCATCGTCGGCGTGCTGGTCTACCTCGTCCTGCCCCACCTGCACCACAAGCGGACCCGCACCCTGCTCGTCGTCGCCGGGACCGTCTTCGCGGCCGCCATCGGCCTGAGCCGGGTCTTCCTCGGCCACCACTGGCTCACCGACGTCGTCGCCGGCTGGCTCCTCGGGCTCGGCTGGCTCGCCGTCGTCGTCAC
- a CDS encoding SDR family NAD(P)-dependent oxidoreductase codes for MTSGTTPLPRTAVVTGAAGGIGAAIAARLVAEGVRVLLADRDRAVEETARALGGNASSYVGDCATETGVELLLFEADEVLGEVDLFCANAGVEGGRGLESSEADWATALEVNVLAHVRAAQALVPRWVERGHGRFVVTASAAGLLTMLGSAPYSVTKHGAVAFAEWLRATYAHKGIVVQAICPQGVRTRMLDDSGPLRELLSRDRALEPSEVADRLWEALQDDRFLVLPHPEVADYYVARATDPDRWLAGMNRLQRKLEETR; via the coding sequence ATGACCTCCGGTACGACGCCCCTGCCCCGCACCGCCGTCGTCACCGGCGCGGCCGGCGGCATCGGCGCGGCGATCGCCGCCCGGCTCGTCGCCGAGGGCGTCCGCGTCCTGCTCGCCGACCGCGACCGGGCGGTCGAGGAGACCGCCCGGGCGCTCGGTGGGAACGCGTCGTCGTACGTCGGCGACTGCGCCACCGAGACCGGGGTCGAGCTGCTGCTCTTCGAGGCCGACGAGGTCCTCGGCGAGGTCGACCTGTTCTGCGCCAACGCCGGCGTCGAGGGCGGCCGCGGCCTGGAGTCGTCGGAGGCCGACTGGGCCACCGCGCTCGAGGTCAACGTCCTGGCCCACGTGCGGGCCGCCCAGGCCCTCGTGCCGCGCTGGGTCGAGCGCGGCCACGGCCGCTTCGTCGTCACCGCGTCGGCGGCGGGCCTGCTGACCATGCTGGGGAGCGCGCCGTACAGCGTCACGAAGCACGGCGCCGTCGCCTTCGCCGAGTGGCTGCGAGCGACTTACGCGCACAAGGGGATCGTCGTCCAGGCGATCTGCCCGCAGGGCGTGCGGACCCGGATGCTCGACGACTCCGGCCCGCTGCGGGAGCTGCTGTCCCGCGACCGCGCGCTCGAGCCGTCCGAGGTCGCCGACCGGCTGTGGGAGGCCCTCCAGGACGACCGGTTCCTCGTCCTGCCGCACCCCGAGGTGGCGGACTACTACGTCGCCCGCGCCACCGACCCGGACCGCTGGCTGGCCGGGATGAACCGTCTGCAGCGCAAGCTCGAGGAGACCCGATGA
- a CDS encoding SDR family oxidoreductase, whose product MRRFDGRTAIVTGASRGIGLAIAQRLVDEGAKVVVTARKQEALDEAVAALGGPEHALAVAGRADDADHQDETIAKAVETFGSADLLVNNTGINPAYGPLMQLDLDAARKIVEVNCIAALSWVQKLHAAWLGEHGGAVVNVASVAGLKPAPGIAFYGASKAMLVHLTEELAVELGPRTRVNAVAPAVVKTRFATALFEGREEEVSAAYPLKRLGEPEDIGSVVAFLLSDDASWITGQTVTIDGGVTLTGGV is encoded by the coding sequence ATGCGCCGCTTCGACGGCAGGACCGCGATCGTCACCGGAGCCAGCCGCGGCATCGGGCTGGCGATCGCCCAGCGGCTCGTCGACGAGGGCGCCAAGGTCGTCGTCACCGCTCGCAAGCAGGAGGCCCTCGACGAGGCGGTCGCGGCCCTCGGTGGGCCGGAGCATGCGCTCGCCGTCGCCGGTCGCGCCGACGACGCCGACCACCAGGACGAGACGATCGCGAAGGCCGTCGAGACCTTCGGCAGCGCCGACCTGCTCGTCAACAACACCGGCATCAACCCGGCCTACGGCCCGCTCATGCAGCTCGACCTCGACGCCGCCCGCAAGATCGTCGAGGTCAACTGCATCGCCGCCCTGTCCTGGGTCCAGAAGCTGCACGCGGCCTGGCTCGGCGAGCACGGGGGCGCCGTCGTCAACGTCGCCTCGGTCGCCGGGCTCAAGCCGGCCCCGGGCATCGCGTTCTACGGCGCGAGCAAGGCGATGCTCGTCCACCTCACCGAGGAGCTCGCCGTCGAGCTGGGCCCGCGCACCCGCGTCAACGCCGTCGCCCCGGCGGTCGTCAAGACCCGCTTCGCCACCGCGCTCTTCGAGGGCCGCGAGGAGGAGGTCTCGGCCGCCTACCCGCTCAAGCGCCTCGGCGAGCCGGAGGACATCGGGTCGGTCGTCGCGTTCCTCCTCTCGGATGATGCTTCCTGGATCACCGGCCAGACCGTGACGATCGACGGCGGCGTCACCCTCACCGGCGGCGTGTGA
- a CDS encoding trimeric intracellular cation channel family protein yields MLSSQAAVVLNLVGIFAFSLSGALLALRQGYDVVGMAVLATVTALGGGMLRDVLLGVRVAALDHPWWLLLPLGATLVAFFFHPAVTRLRRAVEVVDAVGLGLFCVTGTLKALQLGAGPVPAVLLGSITGVAGGLVRDVLARETPTLFRPDSRLYAVPAVVGCALLVLLAQAGVTSDVVGVGAAALICGVRLLALWRGWTAPVPRESRLR; encoded by the coding sequence GTGCTCTCCAGCCAGGCCGCCGTCGTGCTCAACCTCGTCGGCATCTTCGCCTTCTCCCTCTCCGGCGCCCTGCTCGCGCTGCGGCAGGGGTACGACGTCGTCGGCATGGCCGTCCTCGCCACGGTCACCGCCCTCGGCGGCGGGATGCTGCGCGACGTGCTGCTGGGGGTGCGGGTGGCCGCGCTCGACCACCCGTGGTGGCTGCTGCTGCCGCTCGGGGCGACCCTGGTGGCGTTCTTCTTCCACCCCGCCGTGACCCGGCTGCGCCGCGCCGTCGAGGTCGTCGACGCGGTCGGGCTCGGCCTGTTCTGCGTCACCGGCACCCTCAAGGCGCTCCAGCTCGGCGCCGGGCCGGTGCCGGCCGTGCTGCTCGGCAGCATCACCGGCGTGGCGGGCGGCCTGGTGCGCGACGTGCTGGCCCGCGAGACGCCGACGCTCTTCCGTCCCGACTCGCGCCTGTACGCCGTCCCCGCGGTCGTCGGCTGCGCGCTGCTCGTCCTCCTCGCCCAGGCCGGCGTGACGAGCGACGTGGTCGGCGTCGGCGCCGCCGCCCTCATCTGCGGGGTGCGCCTGCTCGCGCTGTGGCGCGGCTGGACGGCGCCGGTGCCGCGCGAGTCCCGGCTGCGGTAG